The following proteins are co-located in the Streptomyces bottropensis ATCC 25435 genome:
- a CDS encoding nuclease-related domain-containing protein — MSGLRVVPTWRHGQRRLYVCRTDGRNVAWYDRETGRVNLLSEELRQDVLAVLAPLVTGPVAVGPPPVPTPAELARLSLHPDDDLAPNRPGEALLIALDRAPGPPRRLRPDPRRRALAAERTVGDALDRLEGAGWRTLHSVPLPGGDRIHHLLIGPGGLFCVRSLPARRQRVVVTDPMVAVGRHEPRALLRALRADADRASYALTAEVRPVLALAEPARLDITTPPREVRVLRDTDLAELARTGALLKPADVEGLHAMARDRRTWTRV, encoded by the coding sequence ATGAGCGGACTGCGCGTCGTACCGACCTGGCGGCACGGACAGCGACGCCTGTACGTGTGCCGGACCGACGGGAGGAACGTCGCCTGGTACGACCGTGAGACGGGCCGGGTGAACCTTCTCAGCGAGGAGCTGAGGCAGGACGTGCTGGCCGTGCTCGCCCCCTTGGTCACCGGCCCGGTCGCCGTGGGCCCGCCGCCCGTCCCCACCCCCGCCGAACTGGCCCGGCTGAGCCTCCATCCGGACGACGACCTCGCCCCCAACCGCCCCGGCGAGGCGCTGCTGATCGCCCTCGACCGTGCCCCCGGACCACCACGTCGGCTGCGCCCGGACCCGCGCCGCCGCGCCTTGGCCGCCGAGCGGACGGTCGGTGACGCCCTGGACCGGCTGGAGGGTGCGGGCTGGCGCACCCTGCACTCCGTGCCGCTGCCCGGCGGCGACCGCATCCACCATCTGCTGATCGGCCCCGGGGGCCTGTTCTGCGTCAGATCCCTGCCCGCCCGCAGGCAGCGCGTCGTCGTCACCGATCCGATGGTCGCCGTCGGCCGCCACGAGCCCCGCGCGCTGCTGCGCGCGCTCCGCGCCGACGCCGACCGCGCCTCCTACGCCCTCACCGCCGAGGTCCGTCCCGTCCTGGCCCTCGCCGAACCCGCCCGTCTCGACATCACCACGCCCCCGCGTGAGGTCCGTGTCCTGCGCGACACGGACCTCGCCGAACTCGCGCGCACGGGCGCGCTGCTCAAGCCGGCCGACGTGGAGGGCCTGCACGCGATGGCCCGGGACCGGCGGACGTGGACCCGCGTGTAG